A window of Pectobacterium carotovorum genomic DNA:
ACCGATTTAGTGCGGCCGGAAAGCGCGTTGGTCAATAATCTGGCCGCTGCGCATCTGGAAGGGTTTGGCTCACTGGCCGGTGTGGCGCAGGCGAAAGGTGAGATTTTTGCGGGTTTGCCAGTAGACGGTGTAGCGATCGTGAATGCGGACAGCAACGATTTCCCGCACTGGCAGGTCATGTTTAATCATAAAACCGTGTGGCGTTTCTCGCCGCAGGCTGCTTGCGATATCGATTTTTTTGCCAGCGACGTAGACGTTTTGGCGCAAGGTACGCGTTTCACTCTTCACACGCCATTTGGCAAAACGCAGGTTCTGCTGCCTTTACCGGGTCGACACAACATTTCTAACGCACTGGGAGCGGCCGCGCTGGCAATGTCCGTCGGAGCGACGCTGGAAGCCGTTAAAGCTGGATTATCCCAGCTTCAGGCGGTGCCGGGGCGGCTGTTTCCGATTGCTTTGTCTGAGGGTAAGTTGCTGCTGGATGACAGCTACAACGCGAATGTGGGCTCGATGACGGCGGCGGCACAGGTATTGGCTGACATGCCGGGCTACCGCGTGATGGTCGTTGGTGATATGGGCGAGCTAGGGGATGAAGCCCCTGAGTGCCATCGTCAAGTGGGCGAAGCGGCGCGTGCTGCGGGCATTGATCGCGTATTGAGTGTGGGAACATTGAGTGAATTGATCGGCACTGCCAGTGGCAATGGTGAGCATTTTCAGGATAAAGCCGCGCTGGTTTCACGTTTGAAGGTGCTGATGTCAGAACATAACGTCATCAGCGTATTGGTCAAAGGCTCACGCAGTGCTGCGATGGAGCAGGTTGTACATGCATTACAGGAGAATGCTCAATGTTAGTATGGCTGGCCGAACATTTGGCCAAACTTTATACCGGTTTTAACGTCTTTTCTTATTTGACGTTCCGCGCCATTGTCAGCCTGCTGACCGCATTGGTTATTTCCCTATGGATGGGACCACATATGATTGCCTGGTTGCAGCGTTTGCAGATTGGGCAGGTTGTGCGTAACGAAGGGCCAGAATCACATTTCAGTAAGCGCGGCACCCCGACGATGGGGGGCGTGATGATTCTGGTCGCGATCATCGTTTCCGTTTTGATGTGGGCAAATCTGTCGAATCCGTATGTCTGGTGCGTACTGCTGGTGTTAGCAGGCTATGGTGCGGTCGGTTTTGTTGACGACTACCGCAAAGTGGTCCGTAAGGATACCAAGGGGCTGATTGCCCGCTGGAAATATTTCTGGCAGTCAGTGATTGCGCTCGTGGTGGCTTTCACCATGTATTCCATCGGCAAAGATACGCCAGCCACGCAGCTGGTTGTGCCGTTTTTCAAAGACGTGATGCCACAATTGGGTCTGCTCTATGTTGCACTGGCCTACTTTGTGATTGTCGGCACCAGTAATGCCGTAAACCTGACTGATGGTCTGGATGGCTTGGCAATCATGCCGACAGTGTTTGTTGCTGCTGGCTTTGCGCTGGTGGCATGGGCAACGGGGAACATGAATTTTGCTGGTTATCTGCATATCCCGTATATCCGTCATGCCAGTGAACTGGTGATCGTCTGCACCGCGATTGTGGGCGCGGGGCTTGGGTTCCTGTGGTTTAACACCTATCCGGCGCAGGTCTTCATGGGAGACGTAGGCTCTCTGGCGCTGGGCGGCGCGCTGGGGACGATCGCGGTCCTGCTGCGTCAGGAGCTTTTGTTAGTGATTATGGGCGGCGTATTCGTGGTCGAAACGCTGTCGGTGATTTTGCAAGTCGGGTCCTTTAAATTGCGCGGGCAGCGGATCTTCCGCATGGCGCCAATTCATCATCATTATGAACTTAAGGGCTGGCCGGAACCGCGCGTGATTGTGCGCTTCTGGATTATTTCGTTGATGCTGGTGCTGATTGGCCTGGCAACGCTGAAGGTACGGTAAGACATGGTGGACTATCAGGGTAAAAAAGTCGTCATTATCGGGTTGGGTCTGACCGGGCTCTCCTGTGTTGATTTCTTTCTCGCGCGTGGTGTTATACCGCGCGTGGTGGATACCCGTATCAGTCCGCCGGGTCTGGATAAGTTGCCGGAGCAGGTGGAGCGACATCTCGGTAGCCTGAATGAAGACTGGCTGATGAGTGCGGATTTGATCGTCGCCAGCCCCGGTGTTGCGTTGGCAACGCCGATTCTGTGTGACGCCGCCGATGCTGGCATTGAAATCGTTGGCGATATCGAACTGTTCTGCCGTGAGGCGCAGGCACCGATTGTGGCGATTACTGGTTCTAACGGTAAAAGCACGGTGACGACGCTGGTCGGCGAAATGGCACGAGCGGCGGGTTGGCTGGTGGGCGTCGGTGGCAATATTGGTCTACCTGCGCTGCAACTGCTTGAACAGCCTGCTCAGCTTTATGTGTTGGAACTGTCGAGTTTCCAGTTGGAAACGACGAGTAGCTTGCACGCCGCTGCGGCAACCATTCTGAACGTGACGGAAGATCACACCAACCGTTACCCGTTTGG
This region includes:
- the murF gene encoding UDP-N-acetylmuramoyl-tripeptide--D-alanyl-D-alanine ligase, with protein sequence MIRVSLQQLATVLNAQLIGENIDIEDVSTDTRKLSSGCLFVALKGEKFDAHDYAADAVKGGAAALLVSKRLLVDEPQLLVSDTRVALGQLAAWVRQQSMARVVALTGSSGKTSVKEMTAAILRQCGSVLYTAGNFNNDIGVPLTLLRLTAEHQFAVIELGANHIGEIAYTTDLVRPESALVNNLAAAHLEGFGSLAGVAQAKGEIFAGLPVDGVAIVNADSNDFPHWQVMFNHKTVWRFSPQAACDIDFFASDVDVLAQGTRFTLHTPFGKTQVLLPLPGRHNISNALGAAALAMSVGATLEAVKAGLSQLQAVPGRLFPIALSEGKLLLDDSYNANVGSMTAAAQVLADMPGYRVMVVGDMGELGDEAPECHRQVGEAARAAGIDRVLSVGTLSELIGTASGNGEHFQDKAALVSRLKVLMSEHNVISVLVKGSRSAAMEQVVHALQENAQC
- the mraY gene encoding phospho-N-acetylmuramoyl-pentapeptide-transferase, with product MLVWLAEHLAKLYTGFNVFSYLTFRAIVSLLTALVISLWMGPHMIAWLQRLQIGQVVRNEGPESHFSKRGTPTMGGVMILVAIIVSVLMWANLSNPYVWCVLLVLAGYGAVGFVDDYRKVVRKDTKGLIARWKYFWQSVIALVVAFTMYSIGKDTPATQLVVPFFKDVMPQLGLLYVALAYFVIVGTSNAVNLTDGLDGLAIMPTVFVAAGFALVAWATGNMNFAGYLHIPYIRHASELVIVCTAIVGAGLGFLWFNTYPAQVFMGDVGSLALGGALGTIAVLLRQELLLVIMGGVFVVETLSVILQVGSFKLRGQRIFRMAPIHHHYELKGWPEPRVIVRFWIISLMLVLIGLATLKVR